The DNA window GCAAGAGATAACGATAGATCACAGAGCCGTAGATCTCATCGACCAGGGTCTCCATGTCGAGACGGCATTCCTTTTGTTTGCGCTGGCATTCCCGCACGATCATGTCGCGCAGCACCTCGCGGCGGCTCTCGATAAAGGCGAGAAAGGCGGCGCTGCTTTCGTCATCAAGTTGCGATTCCGACACGAGTCCCCGCAGCACTTTGCCATCGATGCTTGTTTCTAACCGTTCGGCCAATAGATAAAGGAGGGCCCGCAGATTCGCTTCAAATGAGCCCTGGTCTTCGGGTAGCGGCATCATCTTCGAAGCATTTTCGACAAAAGCCTCGCTCACGATAGCGGCCTTTGTCTTCCAGCGCCGGTAGATGGTTGGCTTGCCCACTCCGGCCTTCTGCGCAATCGCCTCAATGGTGAGGTTGTTGTAGCAGGTGGTCTCCAGTAACTCGAGTGTCGCGTCGAGGATCGCTGTATTGGCCGCTTCCGAGCGGGGTCTGCCGCGGTGCTGCGTAAGGGGAAGGGCCGTATCCATCGTGGTGTCTCTACTCTATCGAATAGACGCGATATTGACATTATGGTTGCGTAGTACCTGTCCGGTGGCGCGGTCGAAGGACAGCTTGGCTTTCATGTAGCCATTCAAAGCGGTCACCGACGCGCTGCGGGCTTGGGCTAGGTCGCGCTGGAGCTGAATCACCGAAGCCTGAGTGGTGGCGCCGGCTTCGAGCTTCTCGAATTCGGCGTCCACCGCCTGCTTCTCAAACTGCTCTTCTGCTTGCGCCGATTCGTAGCTGGCCCGCGCCTGCTCCAACGCAATCTGCGCGTTCGCTATCTCGAGCCGCACTTGCTTCTCGAGCTGGCGCAAGCGGATTTCCGATTGCCGCACCGTAAACTGATCGCGCTCGACATCGGCCTTTGCCGCGCGATTGCGAATCGGTACCGATACGTTCACCGCCACTCCGTAATCCGGATAGTTGCGGCGGAATACCTGGCCCAAGGCCGATCCGAGCCCGTCGAGGAAAATCGGATTCACCATGCGCGGCGTGCCGTTTGGCGTCAACTCGCCGCCGTTGCCGTTCAGGTCGCCACCCAGACCGTTGTTTGCGACGCGGGCCACCAGATCGACAGAAGGCAACAGCGCGTTCTTGCTGCCCTTCAAGCTGATGCCGGCGTTCTCAATCTGCAGACGGGCCTGGCGCAGGTCGGGACGCTCCTCAATTGCTGTATCGGAGTAGTCCTTCAGATCAGGAGTCTCCACCTTGGCATGGTCGGTTGTGATCACCTCGGTGGCGCGCTGCTTGTCGTGGGTCAGATAGTCGAGCAGCACTAGCTCCTGCTGGCGCACCAGCGAGCGGGCGACATTCAAATCGCGCTCGCGGCGGCTGAGTTCGGCTCGGGCCCGGGTGACGTCAATGGAGGCGCTCTTGCCCACCTCGAGCGATGCTTGCGTGTCCTCAAGCAGGCGCTGCGAAGACTTCAAGGCTTCCTCGCGAACCTGGATGTCCTGGCGCAGGCTTTCGAGATCCCAGTACAGGCGAACCACCGCCGAAATGGTGACGATCACTTGTTGCTCAAACACATGATCGGCGACGGCCTCGTTGTTCTTCGCAATCCGGATGTAGCGGTTATTCACCGTCCGTCCAAAGCCGCGCAGCAAGGGCTGGGTCAGACTCAGGGCTAGAGTCGAGCTGAGATAGGGGTTGTAGCTCTGCCAGGGGTTGTTGTTCGACAGCCGTCCCAGATCGAAGCTTGCGGCCAGCCTCGCACCGGTCGAGAAGCCTTGGGCAATGTTGGTCGAGAAGTTTGCGCTATTCGAGTTGGTCGCATCGGCGCCGGCAAAGAAGGGCGAGGCCTGCGGCACGCTCCGGTGATCGACGCCGATCGAGCTGTTCCAGTCGATGTCGCGATTCACTGGAGCGACGCCGGTAGCCAGCGGCACTGAACCTAGGATCGAAAGGTCGGTCAAAGTGCCAGGGCCGGTGAGCCGGTCGAGGGCGGGCACGTCGCTGCCACCCGCGCGCCCGGCCTGCCCTGGAATTGGGCTACCCAAGCCATTGGGGCCTTCCCGCACGGCGAGGCTCACGCCGCGGAGCGTGGCCCCGGCGCGGGCTCGCAGGGTATCGGTTTTTGCGATCCGCAGATTCTCCCGTTGGAGGTCGATATCGAGGTTATTCTTGAGCGCCATCTCGATGGCATCACTGAGGCTCAAGTACAATTTGGCTTCTTGGGCAGGGAGCTGCATCAGGGCCAGAAAGCCCAGCACGAAGACGCGTTTCATGAGAGGAATCCTTTACTTCTGAACCGAAACTGTCTGCGCTTCTTGCAGACCGTCGGAGGGGTTGCGGACTACGGTTTCGCCAGCGGAAAGGCCCCGGGCGATTTCCAATTTGGTGCCAAGGTCACGGCCCAGCTTGACGCTCCGGTAACGCACCTTGTTGTTGGCATCGACGGTGACCACGCGATTGCCCGAAGCGTTTGACATCAGCGCATCAGGCGGCACCAATACTACGGGTTCTTGCCGCTTGGCATTGAGTTCGACTTCGGCATACATGCCGGGCATCAGCTTTCCAGCCTGGTTGTCGAGCTGCACTTCTACCTGCATGGTGCGGCTGGCTGCGGTTAAGGCCTGCGCGGTGCGAACGATCCGGCCGGTGAACTGTTGGCCCGGCAACTCGCGCATCACCACCTTTGCGCTTGCGCCCTCTTGGACAGAGCTTGCATAGACCTGCGGCACACTCACCTTCACGCGCAGGATGTTGTTCTGGGCGACGGTAAAGAGCGGTACCGAACCGCCAGCCGTCACCAGGTCGCCGCGTTCGACATGGCGTTCGGTCACAACGCCATCAAAGGGGGCAACGATGGTTTGGAAGCTGACCATCTGCTCGAGACGGCGCACATTGGCCTCATGGGCTGTGATGTTCGCTGCCTGCGCCTGTACTGCTGCATTTGCGGTGGTGATGCCGGCCGAGGACGCGGCGACTTCGGCATTGCGGGCGTTCAATTGCGAGAAGCGCTCATCGCCTTCCTGCTTCGGCAGCACGCCCCGGCTCACCAGCCGGTCCCAGCGCTCGTAGGTGGTTTGGGCGATGGCCTGGTTGGCCTTCGATTGGTCGAGCAAGGCATGCGACTGGCTGACCAGGGCCTGCGATTGCGCATAGCTGGCTTTGGCCTGTGCGAGCGCGGCGCGGGCTTGTGCCAACTGCTGCTGGATTTCAGGCGAGTCCACAAAGGCGAGGGTTTGGCCGGCGCGCACCCGGTCGCCGATATCCACCAGCCGGCGCGCTACATAGCCGGTGGAGCGGGAATTGATTTGCGCGACATAGTTTGGCTCCGTCGCACCCGGAAGCCGGATGTTGCCATCCTCAGCCGCTGATTCCACCTTGGTCACCGCGACAACTGGCAGTGTCGCTTCTGAGGCGAAGACAACAGATTTGCTCCGGTTCTGGCGCTCGATGCGCGGGACAATGCCAACGGCGAGCAGCCCGAGGACAAGGAGAGAGAAAGCGAGAATTGCGTTTTTGTTCATGAGAGATTTCTGTCCTGTGGGTTTGATTACGTTACGCTGCGATACGATTCTTCCGGATCATCGTAAAGATGAGCGGTACAAAGAGCAGGGTCGACACGGTTGCCAGTGTCAGCCCGCCGATGACGGCCCGGGCGAGAGGGGCATTCTGTTCGCCGCCTTCCCCGAGTCCGAAGGCCATCGGTAACATGCCAATCACCATGGCCGCAGCGGTCATGAGGATGGGGCGCAAACGAGTGGAGCCCGCTTCAAGCGCCGCAGAGAAGGCATCGAGACCTTCCTCGACGCGCTCCTGGGCAAAGGTCACCAGGAGGATCGAGTTCGCCGTCGCGACGCCGATGCTCATAATGGCTCCCATCAAACTTGGGACATTGAAGGTGCTCTGGGTGAGGAACAGTGCCCAGACAATGCCGGTGAGCGCGCCAGGCAGCGCCGTGATGATGACGAAGGGTGTCGACCAGCTCTGGAAGTTGACCACCATCAGCAGGTAAACCAGCAAGGCGCTTGCCGCGAGCCCCATACTGAGGCGGGAGAAGGCCGAGTTCATCGATTCCACCTGGCCGCGCACGGTGATGGTATTGCCAGCCGCAAGCTTCGGACGGAACTCCGCGGCAATCTGATCGACCGCCGTGGCCACGCTGCCCAGGTCTGTATCCTGAACGCTTGCATAGACGTCGAAGGTGGGCTGCACGTTCGTGTGCGTCGCATTGACGACGGTCTTCTCACGCCGGATGTGCGCAATGTTGCTCAGCAGTTGGACGCTGTCGGCGTTGCGGGCTTGTACCGGTGTGTTTTCGATGTCATTCAAGGACGACACCAGGGTTTGCGGGGTCTGCACCGCCACCATGTAGGTCATGCCCATCCGTGGGTCCAGCCAGAAGTTCGGTTGCACCTGGGCGGAAGAAGCAAGGCTGACAAAGACGTTGTTGGCGACGTCCTGCTGGGTCAGGCCAAACTCGGCGGCGCGCTCGCGGTCTACTTCCACCTTGAGCGCGGGGGCGTCCACCACCTGATGCAGATGGACATCCACCAGGCCTGGAATCTTGCGCATTCGTTCCTCGATCTGCTTTGCGATCTCCAGGTTTGCCGGGCCGCCATAGCCCGCCACCTGGACATTGACCGGGGCAGGGAGGCCGAAGTTCAGAATCTGGCTGACCATGTCGGCGGGCTGGAAGTAGAAGGTGGTGCCGGGGAAATGTTTGGGCAACTCCTCGCGCAACCGGCGCACGTAGTCCGCTGTCGGCGCGTGGCCGTGCTTGAGGCTGATCGAGATCTCGCCGTCAAAGGTACCGATGGTGGCGCCATCGCCAAAGGCAAGATTGAAGGGCTGTGAAGAGCGGCCAATGTTGTCGAGCACCAGCTCAATTTCCTCCGCCGGCACCACGCGGCGGATCGCCTGATTGACCGTCGTGAATAGCCGTTTGGTCTCCTCCAGCCGCGTCCCTGGGGTCGCCCGGACATGTAAGCGAATCTGGCCCGCATCGACAGTGGGGAAAAAGTCCTTGCCGACAAAGGGGGCGAGAACGAAGCCAGTTGCCATCACCAGCCCGGCGCTAAACAGGGCCGGATTACGATGGGCCAGCGTCGCCCGCAGTGTGGCTTCATAGACCTGAGCGAAGCTGGTGAAGACCCGGTTGAAGCGCAGGTGCGCTGCCTCCACGACGCGCGTGAGGCGGCTCTTCGGCCGGAGCCCATGATTCTCTTCCTCCTCGGAGGGCAGCAGGAAGTAGACCAAGGTGGGCACCAGCGTGCGGCTCAGCAGGTAGCTGGCGGCCATGGCAAACACGACCGCCAAGGCCATCGGCGTAAACAGGAACTTTGCCGGGCCCGTCAGGAAGACCACGCTGACAAAGACGATACAGATGACCAGCGTCGAGACAAAAGTGGGGCCGGCGATCTGCGACGCCGCCGTCAGGATGCCGTCGCGCAGATTCGTGCCGCCCTTCGACATGATGCGGTGGATGTTCTCGATCTCTACTGTCGCGTCATCGACCAGGATGCCGATTGCCAGGGCCAGGCCGCCCAGCGTCATCACGTTCAAGGTGTGGCCCATCGCCGATAGCGCCAGAATGGAAGTGAGAATCGACAGCGGAATCGACACCGCGATGATCAGCGTGCTGCGCCAGGAGCCGAGAAACAGCAGGATCATCGCGGCGGTGAGCAGCGCGGCAATGATCCCCTCATGCACCACGCCATCGATGGCCCCGCGCACGAAGACCGACTGGTCGAATAGCTCCTGGATGTCGAGCCCGGGCGGCGCGGAGGCCCGGGTGACCGGAAGGATCTCGTTCTTGACCTGGTCGATGATGTCCAGCGTGGAGGCGCCGCCGGTTTTGATGATCGAAAGCAACACCGCCGGTTCGCCGTCCTTGCGGACGGCGTTGATCTGAACGGCAGCTCCATCGCGCACATTGCCAATGTCGCGGACGTAGGTGGTGACGCCGTTGGCGTTCTTGACCGGGAGGTCATTCAGCGCGGCAATGGTATCGGTATTCGAATTGAGGGAGACCTGGTAGTCGATTGGTCCGACCTTCGCATTGCCCGAAGGCAACATCAGATTCTGGGCCTGCACGGCATTGGAAACATCGATCGGGCTCAAGCCGCGCGCGGTGATCGCTTGCGGATCAAGATCGACCATCACCTGGCGATCGACGCCACCATAGGGGGCAGGCAAGAGCGCGCCTCGAACAACGGAAAGCTGCTGCCGCACCCGGTAAATGCCATAGTCATAGAGCGCCGACTCAGGCAACGTCTTTGAGCTCAGACTCAACTGGATCACCGGCACGCTTGAGGCGCTGAAGCGCAGGATCCAAGGTGGATTGATCCCTGGTGGCATGCGGAAGCGGATCGAGTTGACGGCGCTGTTCACCTGCGCCATCGCTGAATCGATCCGGACATTCTCGTGGAAGTAGATCTTGATGACACTGACGCCACTGAGGGTCTGGCTCTCGATGCTCTTGACGTCGTTGACGAGCGCCAGCACAAACTCGCTGAAGGTGGTGACGCGCTTCTCCATCTCGGGAGTGGGCAGGCCCTGGTAGTTCCAGATCACCGTGATTTGCGGGACGTTGATTTCGGGGAAGATGTCGGTGGGAGTTTTGACGAGAGCGAAGGAGCCCAGCAGGAGAATGAGAACAGCGAGTACGGCAATGGTGTAGGGCCGATTGAGGGAGAGGCGAACAATCCACATGTCGGTTTAGATACGATACGGAACGAAACGATCCGAAAAAGTTTCCTGTGGATTGGCTGAGGATTGGATTTGACAAAGAGAATTCGTACGCGATATCCTATGTAAGTTTGGCGAGTAGTGCTTCTGCTCTTTGAGCTACCCGTTCCCAGCCGACTCCTCGGAGAAAGCATATGGGACGACCGGCCAGAGCCGGCCCCGCTACTAGGACGTACGCACCGCAAGGTGTTGCGACGCAACCTGGCAAGGGCTAGTCAAGAACCTTCAATCCGCAAGTCGTTGATTGGATAGCAGTTTTGTTCGATCAATTGCATTTGCAACGCCCATTGAGTATTAACCAGTTTTAGATTTACTCGCGTTTGTGCGCTTTAGCGTGTGAACGTGAAACCGTTGAGAGGGTAACTTTCGTGCCAACGTTTAACCAACTCGTGCGCAAGGGCCGCACGCCTATCAATTACAAGACCGCTAGCCCGGCCTTGCAGGCCTGCCCGCAGCGCCGTGGTGTCTGTACTCGTGTTTACACGACGACGCCGAAGAAACCGAATTCCGCTCTCCGGAAGGTCGCCCGCGTCCGTTTGACTAACGGAATCGAAGTGACGACCTACATTCCTGGCGAAGGTCACAACCTGCAAGAGCACTCGATTGTGCTGATCCGCGGTGGTCGCGTGAAGGATCTTCCGGGTGTTCGCTATCACGTAGTTCGTGGCACGCTCGATACCGGTGGTGTGCAGAACCGCAAGCAGAGCCGCTCCAAGTACGGGGCCAAGCGGCCGAAGTCGTAAGGACATTTGAGGATCAATCATGGCAAGACGTCGTAGAGCTGAAGTTCGTGAAGTAGGGGCCGATCCGATTTACAATTCGACCCTGGCTACGAAATTCATCAACAGCATGATGTGGGATGGCAAGAAGAATACCGCACAGAGGATCTTCTACTCGTCATTGACGGCGCTCGCTGAGCGCGGTCAGGACGATGCCCTGAAGTTGTTCAAGAAGGCCGTTGAGAACTGCCGCCCGCTGCTCGAAGTAAAGAGCCGCCGCGTTGGTGGCGCCAACTACCAGGTGCCGATCGAAGTGCCCCAGACTCGCCGCACGAGCCTTGCAATTCGCTGGATTCTGTCGAATGCACGCAACCGCGCCGAGAAGGGCATGGTGGATCGCCTGGCCAATGAATTGAATGACGCTGCGAATATGCGCGGCGGAGCGATTAAGAAGAAAGACGACGTCCACCGTATGGCCGAAGCCAATAAAGCCTTCGCCCACTATCGCTGGTAAGGGAGCTTTTGAAGTAATTTATGCCTCGTACAACCCCACTTGAGCGAATGCGCAATATCGGCATCATGGCGCACATTGATGCCGGCAAGACCACCACGA is part of the Bryobacter aggregatus MPL3 genome and encodes:
- a CDS encoding TetR/AcrR family transcriptional regulator, whose translation is MDTALPLTQHRGRPRSEAANTAILDATLELLETTCYNNLTIEAIAQKAGVGKPTIYRRWKTKAAIVSEAFVENASKMMPLPEDQGSFEANLRALLYLLAERLETSIDGKVLRGLVSESQLDDESSAAFLAFIESRREVLRDMIVRECQRKQKECRLDMETLVDEIYGSVIYRYLLRRQPLNESFLEAHIRFVMNSLAS
- a CDS encoding TolC family protein, which gives rise to MKRVFVLGFLALMQLPAQEAKLYLSLSDAIEMALKNNLDIDLQRENLRIAKTDTLRARAGATLRGVSLAVREGPNGLGSPIPGQAGRAGGSDVPALDRLTGPGTLTDLSILGSVPLATGVAPVNRDIDWNSSIGVDHRSVPQASPFFAGADATNSNSANFSTNIAQGFSTGARLAASFDLGRLSNNNPWQSYNPYLSSTLALSLTQPLLRGFGRTVNNRYIRIAKNNEAVADHVFEQQVIVTISAVVRLYWDLESLRQDIQVREEALKSSQRLLEDTQASLEVGKSASIDVTRARAELSRRERDLNVARSLVRQQELVLLDYLTHDKQRATEVITTDHAKVETPDLKDYSDTAIEERPDLRQARLQIENAGISLKGSKNALLPSVDLVARVANNGLGGDLNGNGGELTPNGTPRMVNPIFLDGLGSALGQVFRRNYPDYGVAVNVSVPIRNRAAKADVERDQFTVRQSEIRLRQLEKQVRLEIANAQIALEQARASYESAQAEEQFEKQAVDAEFEKLEAGATTQASVIQLQRDLAQARSASVTALNGYMKAKLSFDRATGQVLRNHNVNIASIR
- a CDS encoding efflux RND transporter periplasmic adaptor subunit, which translates into the protein MNKNAILAFSLLVLGLLAVGIVPRIERQNRSKSVVFASEATLPVVAVTKVESAAEDGNIRLPGATEPNYVAQINSRSTGYVARRLVDIGDRVRAGQTLAFVDSPEIQQQLAQARAALAQAKASYAQSQALVSQSHALLDQSKANQAIAQTTYERWDRLVSRGVLPKQEGDERFSQLNARNAEVAASSAGITTANAAVQAQAANITAHEANVRRLEQMVSFQTIVAPFDGVVTERHVERGDLVTAGGSVPLFTVAQNNILRVKVSVPQVYASSVQEGASAKVVMRELPGQQFTGRIVRTAQALTAASRTMQVEVQLDNQAGKLMPGMYAEVELNAKRQEPVVLVPPDALMSNASGNRVVTVDANNKVRYRSVKLGRDLGTKLEIARGLSAGETVVRNPSDGLQEAQTVSVQK
- a CDS encoding efflux RND transporter permease subunit; its protein translation is MWIVRLSLNRPYTIAVLAVLILLLGSFALVKTPTDIFPEINVPQITVIWNYQGLPTPEMEKRVTTFSEFVLALVNDVKSIESQTLSGVSVIKIYFHENVRIDSAMAQVNSAVNSIRFRMPPGINPPWILRFSASSVPVIQLSLSSKTLPESALYDYGIYRVRQQLSVVRGALLPAPYGGVDRQVMVDLDPQAITARGLSPIDVSNAVQAQNLMLPSGNAKVGPIDYQVSLNSNTDTIAALNDLPVKNANGVTTYVRDIGNVRDGAAVQINAVRKDGEPAVLLSIIKTGGASTLDIIDQVKNEILPVTRASAPPGLDIQELFDQSVFVRGAIDGVVHEGIIAALLTAAMILLFLGSWRSTLIIAVSIPLSILTSILALSAMGHTLNVMTLGGLALAIGILVDDATVEIENIHRIMSKGGTNLRDGILTAASQIAGPTFVSTLVICIVFVSVVFLTGPAKFLFTPMALAVVFAMAASYLLSRTLVPTLVYFLLPSEEEENHGLRPKSRLTRVVEAAHLRFNRVFTSFAQVYEATLRATLAHRNPALFSAGLVMATGFVLAPFVGKDFFPTVDAGQIRLHVRATPGTRLEETKRLFTTVNQAIRRVVPAEEIELVLDNIGRSSQPFNLAFGDGATIGTFDGEISISLKHGHAPTADYVRRLREELPKHFPGTTFYFQPADMVSQILNFGLPAPVNVQVAGYGGPANLEIAKQIEERMRKIPGLVDVHLHQVVDAPALKVEVDRERAAEFGLTQQDVANNVFVSLASSAQVQPNFWLDPRMGMTYMVAVQTPQTLVSSLNDIENTPVQARNADSVQLLSNIAHIRREKTVVNATHTNVQPTFDVYASVQDTDLGSVATAVDQIAAEFRPKLAAGNTITVRGQVESMNSAFSRLSMGLAASALLVYLLMVVNFQSWSTPFVIITALPGALTGIVWALFLTQSTFNVPSLMGAIMSIGVATANSILLVTFAQERVEEGLDAFSAALEAGSTRLRPILMTAAAMVIGMLPMAFGLGEGGEQNAPLARAVIGGLTLATVSTLLFVPLIFTMIRKNRIAA
- the rpsL gene encoding 30S ribosomal protein S12, whose translation is MPTFNQLVRKGRTPINYKTASPALQACPQRRGVCTRVYTTTPKKPNSALRKVARVRLTNGIEVTTYIPGEGHNLQEHSIVLIRGGRVKDLPGVRYHVVRGTLDTGGVQNRKQSRSKYGAKRPKS
- the rpsG gene encoding 30S ribosomal protein S7; its protein translation is MARRRRAEVREVGADPIYNSTLATKFINSMMWDGKKNTAQRIFYSSLTALAERGQDDALKLFKKAVENCRPLLEVKSRRVGGANYQVPIEVPQTRRTSLAIRWILSNARNRAEKGMVDRLANELNDAANMRGGAIKKKDDVHRMAEANKAFAHYRW